A genome region from Anolis carolinensis isolate JA03-04 chromosome 6, rAnoCar3.1.pri, whole genome shotgun sequence includes the following:
- the mpv17l gene encoding mpv17-like protein, with the protein MRPLRSLVHRHPWVLNVAAYGTLFSAADVVQQVLSRAHQDQLWCTALDLKQTAKVALVGFTFHANFNYVWFRALERLLPGANVSKVIVKVACDQAIAAPITIGAFYTGLSLLDGERDIFGNLREKFWSSYKAGVLCWTLFQAVNFALVPPMFRTTYVGACSFVWTAFLCYLRQRDAGDATSHLFRTVPGLAQLFPPTAPENHMNQNSEK; encoded by the exons ATGCGCCCTTTGCGCAGCCTGGTGCATCGCCATCCTTGGGTGCTGAATGTTGCTGCCTATGGGACTCTGTTTTCTGCAGCCGATGTGGTCCAGCAGGTATTGTCAAGGGCCCATCAGGACCAGCTTTGGTGCACTGCTTTGGACCTGAAGCAGACGGCCAAAGTGGCGCTGGTAGGGTTCACTTTCCACGCCAACTTCAATTATGTCTGGTTCCGGGCCTTGGAACGTCTTCTTCCAGGAGCAAATGTTTCCAAGGTGATTGTAAAGGTGGCATGTGACCAGGCCATAGCCGCCCCAATCACCATTGGGGCATTTTACACAG GCCTCTCTCTTCTGGATGGTGAACGTGACATCTTCGGGAATTTGCGGGAAAAATTCTGGTCATCTTACAAG GCTGGGGTGTTGTGCTGGACTTTGTTCCAG GCAGTGAATTTTGCTCTTGTGCCACCCATGTTCCGCACAACTTACGTGGGCGCCTGCTCCTTTGTGTGGACAGCTTTTCTGTGCTACCTGCGCCAAAGGGATGCCGGTGATGCCACCTCCCACCTCTTCCGAACCGTGCCAGGCTTGGCTCAGCTATTTCCACCTACAGCCCCAGAGAATCACATGAACCAGAACTCCGAGAAATAA